The following are encoded together in the Humulus lupulus chromosome 5, drHumLupu1.1, whole genome shotgun sequence genome:
- the LOC133778105 gene encoding uncharacterized protein LOC133778105 isoform X2 — MNHSETKTSPCRVDVWTKAHKKKNGEPVNSEVAETFDLVEEYKKDPAMSSTTSVNEDILTKVLGLEKNTYMRAFGRGVTRSKLQIVSKRDDHLMMIEGQCKDLKDKMQHMEQLIVSLMKNQNTSTQSEEQSNANVQSNSYIHSTQIKEV; from the exons ATGAACCATAGTGAAACCAAAACATCGCCTTGTAGAGTTGATGTTTGGACCAAagcacataagaagaaaaatggcgaaccagtaaattcagaagtggctgaaactttt gatttagttgaagaatataagaaagatcctgctatgtcttcaactacaagtgttaatgaagacatcctcacaaaagtccttggtcttgaaaaaaatacatacatgagAGCTTTTGGAAGAGGAGTTACTCGGTCAAAGTTGCAAATTGTGTCAAAAAGAGATGACCATCTGATGATGATAGAAGGTCAATGCAAAGATTTGAAAGacaaaatgcaacacatggagcaactcattgtttctttaatgaaaaatcaa aatacatctactcagagtgaggagcaatcaaatgccaatgttcaatcaaattcttatattcattccactcag ATCAAAGAAGTGTaa
- the LOC133778105 gene encoding uncharacterized protein LOC133778105 isoform X1: MNHSETKTSPCRVDVWTKAHKKKNGEPVNSEVAETFDLVEEYKKDPAMSSTTSVNEDILTKVLGLEKNTYMRAFGRGVTRSKLQIVSKRDDHLMMIEGQCKDLKDKMQHMEQLIVSLMKNQNTSTQSEEQSNANVQSNSYIHSTQSVKNHTFGSKCKILDWIGSGEIIAEGYFISSDPKDEVHHVPLGPSAMKVGIDLVRKNDAFLWRSLTVMSTIEDAIGSIISWPTDKVIIR; the protein is encoded by the exons ATGAACCATAGTGAAACCAAAACATCGCCTTGTAGAGTTGATGTTTGGACCAAagcacataagaagaaaaatggcgaaccagtaaattcagaagtggctgaaactttt gatttagttgaagaatataagaaagatcctgctatgtcttcaactacaagtgttaatgaagacatcctcacaaaagtccttggtcttgaaaaaaatacatacatgagAGCTTTTGGAAGAGGAGTTACTCGGTCAAAGTTGCAAATTGTGTCAAAAAGAGATGACCATCTGATGATGATAGAAGGTCAATGCAAAGATTTGAAAGacaaaatgcaacacatggagcaactcattgtttctttaatgaaaaatcaa aatacatctactcagagtgaggagcaatcaaatgccaatgttcaatcaaattcttatattcattccactcag agtgtcaagaaccacacatttggctccaaatgcaaaatattagattggattggatctggagaaattattgcagaaggttattttatttcaagtgacccaaaggatgaggttcaccatgttcctcttgggcctagtgctatgaaagtggggatagatcttgtgagaaagaatgatgcatttctgtggaggtCTTTAAcagttatgtctactatagaagatgctatAGGTAGTATAATTTCATGGCCAactgataaagttataattaggtaa